A genome region from Candidatus Protochlamydia phocaeensis includes the following:
- a CDS encoding DUF6081 family protein: MTSKYFHSFFMQLAGAFLFTSLSASTELVDSELKNSPITEAACQGIQNELNETLDSMDLETLLRQRRNRCEQLVFKANLSQCRIGLNDRSLLGVTADFVTSFNGNDFSCSVLPVEGPLGLSGIQITPANGLFYTLTIPPIGTPGPVPDGSPFDHIKFLAYSYLIDAPTDGSELCSEWVGSGLQTNVENNPFGLAVTNPNEDCRLSTIGFVSLAPDVLTTFDWMVTNDVIYALVERLPGAESTFGLYAAYTYTIPVGKRHGKDRLNDLHRFQTCYNRLAGTVTWKLDGRPVFQITQIGHRLTEENAFLYTRSGRKIPLTNPDRFKILDHGGFDQSLSPVAIQSGLALFTLLDAYRPNNVLDLLSQGLVRLGSNEYRAGLTPFYSNPQAIGLPATFTIDAPLDVATSQYLPTIPSQYRLWGQGGILRLFDYRITINHCPRD, translated from the coding sequence ATGACTTCAAAGTATTTTCATTCATTTTTCATGCAGCTGGCAGGAGCATTCTTATTCACTAGCTTGAGTGCTTCTACTGAACTTGTTGATTCAGAGCTAAAGAATAGCCCTATCACAGAAGCTGCATGCCAAGGAATTCAAAACGAGCTAAATGAAACCTTAGACTCTATGGACCTAGAGACTCTTTTAAGGCAAAGGCGCAACCGATGTGAACAGTTGGTATTCAAAGCCAATTTATCTCAATGCCGCATTGGTCTAAATGACCGAAGCTTGCTTGGCGTAACAGCGGATTTTGTTACCTCTTTTAACGGCAATGACTTTTCTTGTTCCGTTTTGCCTGTTGAAGGACCTTTAGGCTTATCCGGCATTCAAATTACGCCAGCTAACGGTTTGTTCTATACCTTGACCATTCCCCCCATTGGAACACCAGGACCTGTGCCTGATGGCTCCCCTTTCGATCACATCAAATTTCTGGCTTATTCCTATTTAATTGACGCTCCAACAGACGGCAGTGAACTTTGCTCAGAATGGGTAGGATCCGGTTTACAGACAAATGTGGAGAACAATCCCTTTGGATTGGCGGTCACAAATCCCAATGAAGATTGCCGTCTTTCAACTATCGGATTTGTTTCTTTGGCGCCTGATGTTTTGACCACATTTGATTGGATGGTGACCAATGACGTGATTTATGCGTTAGTCGAAAGATTGCCTGGCGCGGAAAGCACGTTCGGACTATATGCGGCTTATACCTATACGATTCCGGTAGGAAAACGCCATGGAAAAGATCGTTTGAACGATCTTCATCGCTTTCAAACCTGCTATAACCGCTTGGCAGGAACTGTAACATGGAAATTAGATGGCCGACCAGTGTTTCAAATTACTCAGATCGGACATCGCTTAACGGAAGAAAATGCCTTCTTATACACTAGAAGCGGCAGAAAAATTCCTTTAACCAATCCCGATCGCTTTAAAATTTTGGATCACGGCGGCTTTGACCAAAGCCTCAGCCCAGTGGCTATTCAATCCGGTCTAGCGCTTTTCACCTTATTAGACGCCTATCGGCCAAATAATGTTCTTGACTTACTTAGCCAAGGACTTGTTCGCTTAGGCTCTAATGAATACCGCGCAGGCCTGACCCCTTTCTATAGCAATCCACAAGCAATCGGACTGCCTGCCACTTTTACAATCGACGCTCCGCTCGACGTAGCAACGTCCCAGTATCTTCCAACAATCCCTTCTCAGTACCGTTTGTGGGGACAAGGAGGTATCTTGCGTTTATTTGATTATCGCATCACGATCAATCATTGCCCAAGAGACTAA
- a CDS encoding Tex family protein, translating into MDETPGLFIAQVANELSLANSSVQAVIQLLESGNTIPFIARYRKEATGNLDEVQIKAIQERYTYLQELEDRRQVILASIEAQGKLTESLREQILACTVKTALEDLYLPYKPKRRTRAMIAKEKGLEPLADLILSQPMTGTPEQAALAYLNPEKGVDDTDAALAGARDILAERIAEDAVVRTCVRDAFAAEGIVVSKVRPEVKGPTKFEQYYDFKEKVRTIPSHRYLAIRRGEREDVLDFSIEVEEEPLLRQIGQLMRVIPSSPFASQLLQAIEDAFKRLLYPSVETDVRLDLKLASDRAAVEIFANNLRHLLLASPLGGRAVIGIDPGLRTGCKCAAVDETGRYLSTITIYPSQGENAHLQAERDLLKFIRTFQPYAIGIGNGTAGRETEMFVRQLLKKESLNGIIIVAVNEAGASVYSASDIAREEFPDLDLTIRGAISIARRLQDPLAELVKIDPKSIGVGQYQHDVHQPLLLDQLNHVVESCVNHVGVDLNTASASLLSYVSGIGPSLAQKIIKHRESKGAFSNRKQLRDVTGFGAKTFEQAAGFLRIRNGEHPLDASAVHPERYEVVEQMAADLGVPLVNLVNNPSLASNIDLKRYVNSTVGELTLQDIVQELKKPGRDPRAVFEPPCFREDILSIQDLKPGLQLEGIVTNVTAFGAFVDIGVHQDGLIHLSELSHQYIKHPSEAVKTGDKIKVEVLLVDLDRKRIALTARIGQKRSSEAQLTSTKPNTNKSTGKPIKSFQNNPFASL; encoded by the coding sequence ATGGACGAGACGCCTGGATTATTTATCGCTCAAGTCGCAAATGAATTGTCTTTGGCTAATTCCTCTGTGCAAGCTGTGATTCAACTGTTAGAAAGCGGAAATACCATTCCGTTTATTGCCCGCTATCGCAAGGAAGCCACGGGAAATTTAGATGAAGTGCAAATTAAGGCCATTCAAGAACGCTATACTTATCTGCAAGAATTAGAAGACAGGCGGCAAGTGATTTTAGCTTCCATTGAAGCACAAGGCAAATTGACTGAATCGTTGAGAGAGCAGATTTTAGCATGCACAGTGAAGACGGCTTTAGAAGACCTTTATTTGCCTTATAAGCCGAAGCGCCGTACCCGGGCAATGATTGCAAAAGAAAAGGGACTGGAGCCATTGGCCGATCTTATTTTATCTCAGCCTATGACAGGGACGCCCGAACAAGCCGCTTTGGCCTATCTTAATCCGGAAAAGGGCGTGGATGATACGGACGCAGCTTTAGCTGGAGCAAGAGATATTCTGGCAGAAAGAATTGCTGAAGATGCCGTCGTGCGTACTTGTGTACGCGACGCCTTTGCTGCAGAGGGCATTGTTGTTTCAAAAGTCCGCCCGGAAGTAAAAGGACCGACAAAATTCGAGCAGTATTATGATTTTAAAGAAAAAGTCAGGACTATTCCTTCACATCGCTATCTAGCCATCCGTAGAGGGGAGCGGGAAGACGTATTGGATTTTTCCATTGAAGTTGAAGAAGAGCCTCTTTTACGCCAAATCGGCCAATTGATGAGAGTCATCCCTTCTTCACCTTTTGCTTCTCAGCTTTTACAAGCGATTGAAGATGCCTTTAAGCGGTTGCTTTATCCTTCTGTAGAAACGGATGTCCGCCTCGATTTAAAACTTGCCTCGGATCGAGCCGCGGTAGAAATTTTTGCCAATAATTTGCGCCATCTCCTTCTCGCTTCTCCTCTAGGAGGGCGTGCTGTCATCGGAATCGATCCAGGTTTAAGAACAGGCTGCAAATGCGCAGCAGTTGATGAGACGGGAAGATACTTGAGCACGATTACCATTTATCCATCCCAAGGAGAAAATGCTCATCTTCAAGCGGAACGCGACTTATTGAAATTTATTCGAACTTTCCAGCCTTATGCCATTGGAATTGGAAACGGGACTGCCGGACGCGAGACGGAAATGTTTGTTCGGCAATTATTAAAAAAAGAAAGTTTAAATGGGATTATTATTGTTGCTGTCAATGAAGCAGGCGCCAGCGTCTATAGCGCTTCGGATATTGCTCGCGAAGAGTTTCCGGACTTGGACCTGACTATCCGAGGAGCGATATCCATTGCAAGGCGCTTGCAAGACCCATTGGCCGAGCTTGTCAAAATTGATCCCAAATCCATTGGCGTCGGACAGTACCAACATGATGTTCATCAACCTCTCTTGCTCGATCAACTCAATCACGTCGTTGAAAGCTGCGTAAACCACGTCGGCGTAGATTTAAATACGGCCAGCGCATCTTTACTGTCTTATGTTTCCGGCATCGGACCTTCTCTAGCCCAAAAAATTATCAAGCACAGGGAATCGAAAGGGGCTTTTAGCAATCGAAAACAATTGCGCGACGTGACGGGATTCGGGGCAAAAACGTTCGAGCAAGCGGCAGGATTTTTGCGTATTCGCAATGGCGAGCATCCCCTCGATGCCTCGGCCGTGCATCCGGAACGCTATGAAGTGGTCGAACAAATGGCAGCGGATTTAGGCGTTCCTCTTGTAAATTTAGTCAATAACCCTTCCCTTGCCTCTAATATTGATCTCAAACGCTATGTCAATTCAACAGTGGGTGAATTGACGCTGCAAGATATCGTTCAAGAATTAAAAAAACCGGGGCGTGATCCACGGGCAGTTTTCGAGCCCCCTTGCTTCCGTGAAGATATCTTGTCCATTCAAGACCTTAAACCAGGTTTGCAATTGGAAGGAATTGTCACAAATGTAACGGCTTTTGGAGCATTTGTAGACATTGGTGTTCATCAGGATGGGCTCATCCATCTATCCGAGCTCTCCCACCAATATATCAAGCATCCGAGCGAGGCTGTCAAAACAGGGGATAAAATTAAAGTTGAAGTTTTGCTGGTAGATTTGGATCGCAAGCGCATCGCTTTAACGGCCCGCATAGGGCAGAAGCGTTCTTCGGAAGCACAGTTAACTTCGACCAAGCCAAATACAAATAAATCCACTGGCAAACCAATAAAAAGCTTTCAAAATAATCCCTTCGCTTCCCTCTAG
- a CDS encoding DUF4019 domain-containing protein: MNKYLHGILWSFGIGSNCLTFSLPAVEAADSSSQSIPKVPVTVQTAPNQNKEENSNEKKLASNGTAVQVVTTPATSSSKEAAKETAKDEQNPWAAWMIEGGQAAKDYVDDLDKGRYAEAWTKGDPIFQRTITQQEWVTALNLARKRLGNVHSRILKDQRPAMDPHGLPKGPYMVVEYDTSFERAPNSGELLTLRLGTDGKWHVLTYQVN; encoded by the coding sequence ATGAATAAATATTTACATGGAATATTATGGAGTTTTGGAATTGGGTCTAATTGCTTAACGTTTTCTCTGCCTGCTGTAGAAGCAGCAGATTCGTCATCTCAATCCATTCCTAAGGTTCCCGTGACGGTCCAAACAGCCCCTAATCAGAATAAAGAAGAGAATTCTAATGAAAAGAAGCTGGCGTCAAACGGGACTGCTGTTCAAGTGGTGACAACTCCGGCTACCTCGTCCTCTAAAGAAGCGGCAAAAGAAACGGCTAAGGATGAGCAAAATCCATGGGCAGCTTGGATGATAGAGGGGGGCCAAGCGGCTAAAGATTATGTGGATGATTTAGACAAAGGGCGTTATGCCGAAGCCTGGACGAAAGGAGATCCTATATTTCAGCGCACAATTACGCAGCAAGAATGGGTAACGGCCTTGAACCTAGCAAGAAAGCGCTTAGGAAACGTTCATTCCCGTATTCTAAAAGATCAAAGGCCTGCAATGGATCCCCATGGACTCCCTAAAGGTCCTTATATGGTTGTGGAGTACGATACCTCTTTTGAGCGCGCCCCTAATTCAGGAGAGCTATTAACCTTGCGCTTGGGAACGGACGGCAAATGGCACGTCTTGACTTATCAAGTGAATTAA
- a CDS encoding mechanosensitive ion channel family protein — protein METILKQTYTYATKWLHSTLWTYNQISITPLSLVRFIIFILLAIWLAKFALNLITAAGEKRLSSQRSLLYRLGRLVYYSIIGLGVLFALSTIGFDFSTLALLAGALGIGLGFGMQAIFNNFFSGIILLFENQLQIGDFVELEGGVKGEIQDINFRTTQLKTAEGALIFVPNSALINNRLSLIWTPATPYRCLCLPFSLAPNSNPDIPIKNLLEKARQKEQTVLPPLRPDPAVYLLNASEDKLDYQLCVWVKEKNPAEHAALMSDYRHLLEGSLKKERFSKG, from the coding sequence TTGGAAACGATTTTAAAACAGACTTATACCTATGCCACTAAGTGGCTTCACTCCACTCTTTGGACTTATAATCAAATCTCCATAACGCCTTTAAGTTTAGTACGTTTTATTATTTTTATTCTGCTTGCTATTTGGTTAGCCAAGTTTGCTTTAAATCTAATTACGGCGGCTGGCGAAAAACGCCTGTCTTCGCAGCGTTCGCTCTTATACCGTCTCGGGAGATTAGTCTATTACTCTATTATTGGATTAGGCGTATTATTTGCTCTATCAACAATTGGATTTGACTTTTCTACTTTAGCCTTACTGGCAGGAGCCTTAGGCATTGGATTAGGGTTCGGGATGCAGGCGATCTTCAACAATTTTTTCTCCGGAATCATTCTTCTTTTTGAAAATCAGCTGCAAATTGGAGATTTTGTTGAATTAGAAGGAGGCGTAAAAGGGGAAATTCAAGACATTAATTTCCGCACAACTCAATTAAAAACAGCCGAGGGTGCGCTGATTTTTGTTCCCAATTCCGCTTTAATTAATAATCGCCTCAGTTTAATTTGGACCCCTGCCACTCCTTATCGCTGCCTTTGCCTTCCTTTTTCTCTTGCTCCCAACAGCAACCCGGACATTCCAATAAAAAATCTTTTAGAGAAAGCTCGGCAAAAAGAACAAACGGTTTTACCTCCCCTTCGTCCGGATCCTGCGGTTTATCTCCTAAATGCCAGTGAAGATAAACTTGACTATCAGTTATGTGTATGGGTGAAAGAAAAAAATCCAGCAGAGCACGCAGCCCTTATGTCAGATTATAGGCACTTGCTAGAAGGCTCTTTGAAGAAAGAGCGCTTTTCCAAAGGCTAA
- a CDS encoding AEC family transporter: MPFFITLSIKLIPLYLNILLGYIAGKKLQANQDTIATLMFYIISPLIIFNGVLNTQLDMRIMTLPILTFVISCSLCLVFYRFSRRIWSDSSKNIMAFSAGSGATGYFGVPLAMMIFNPQIEGVYIMALLGVTLYDNSLGYYISAKGSYTPKECFYKILRLPTLYAFMLGLAFNLCQFSMPDIYLEFIGHIKGVYVVMGMMIIGLGLAGLTHFKLDVKFVGMTFLAKFLVWPLLVLLIIALDKSFFGIYDPIIHQVLILLSIVPLAVNTVIMATLVKCHPEKAAATVLLSTLFALFYVPVMTSLFIK, from the coding sequence ATGCCTTTCTTTATTACGCTAAGTATAAAGCTTATCCCACTTTATTTAAACATTCTCTTGGGATATATCGCCGGCAAAAAGCTTCAGGCGAACCAAGACACGATTGCGACGTTGATGTTTTACATTATCAGTCCTCTTATTATTTTTAATGGCGTGCTCAATACGCAATTAGATATGCGAATTATGACGCTGCCCATTTTGACCTTTGTGATCTCCTGTTCCTTATGCCTCGTTTTTTATCGTTTTTCCCGCAGGATCTGGTCCGATTCTTCCAAAAATATTATGGCTTTCAGTGCGGGTTCCGGAGCGACAGGATATTTTGGCGTTCCTCTTGCCATGATGATTTTTAATCCGCAGATAGAGGGGGTGTATATCATGGCCCTTTTAGGCGTCACGCTTTATGATAACTCTCTTGGTTATTATATCAGTGCTAAAGGCAGTTATACCCCTAAAGAGTGCTTTTACAAAATTCTGCGGCTGCCGACATTATATGCTTTTATGCTTGGCCTGGCTTTCAACCTTTGCCAATTTTCAATGCCCGATATTTATCTAGAGTTTATTGGCCATATCAAAGGGGTTTATGTTGTTATGGGAATGATGATCATTGGACTTGGCTTGGCGGGGTTAACGCACTTTAAATTGGACGTTAAATTTGTTGGAATGACCTTTCTTGCCAAGTTTTTGGTTTGGCCGCTTCTCGTCTTGCTCATCATTGCCCTTGATAAGAGCTTCTTCGGTATTTATGATCCCATTATTCATCAGGTTTTGATCTTACTTTCGATTGTTCCCCTAGCGGTCAATACTGTCATTATGGCGACTTTGGTGAAATGTCATCCGGAAAAAGCGGCGGCGACTGTTTTGCTCAGCACTCTTTTCGCTCTCTTTTATGTTCCTGTCATGACAAGTTTATTTATTAAATAA
- a CDS encoding TMEM14 family protein, whose protein sequence is MQKKSYVVWIYAMIVLVGGIIGYQTANSLPSLIASTLIAIILAGCGYGIKKGYATAYYASLAVLFFVLAFFGYRFSLAFKFMPAGMMFIITGVVLAYLFANRKQVTCACSKKIS, encoded by the coding sequence ATGCAAAAAAAATCTTATGTCGTTTGGATATATGCGATGATTGTTCTTGTTGGAGGAATCATCGGCTATCAAACGGCCAATAGTCTGCCTTCCTTAATTGCTTCAACGCTTATCGCTATTATTTTAGCCGGATGCGGCTATGGGATCAAAAAAGGATATGCCACGGCCTATTATGCCTCTTTAGCCGTCTTGTTCTTTGTCCTCGCTTTTTTTGGCTATCGCTTTTCGCTGGCCTTTAAATTTATGCCAGCGGGAATGATGTTTATTATAACAGGCGTAGTCTTAGCTTACTTATTTGCAAACCGAAAACAAGTCACGTGTGCGTGCTCTAAGAAGATTTCTTAA
- a CDS encoding MATE family efflux transporter, which translates to MLPQSTCIGQKKLTPYPQGSVRELWQISFPLMISLMSVSLMLFLDRLFLSRYSIDALNASANAGILTQLMQFWCLSTVSIAEVFVGRYNGAGRLEKLGQPVWQMVWLSIASFLWFIPIGLWAGPYFFHNDPYYSLESAYFKYLMCFGPMAALSAALSAFYIGRGKVKFVTWVMGLSNLVNVVLDWILIFGWEPFIPSLGIMGAALATGVAQTTQVLIFGCDFLRASNRSLYGTNRWKLNKRLFRKCLSIGIPNAIAHTLELLAWVFIFHLMTKLGSDYITVVSVSQSIFFLFTFMTEGVSKGATAIAANMIGSQQHELVWKLLKSGLKLYSIVFLLLGIFLAWNPDPLISLFLGQEAVISPATRETLHAACFWVWLFFLFDGINWLLIGLLTAAGDTRFIMKVGGAGPWLVALLPIYFFVFKWGAPANITWMLIALYGIASSIIYLWRFRSEKWKVIVLA; encoded by the coding sequence ATGCTGCCGCAATCAACATGTATTGGTCAAAAAAAATTGACTCCTTATCCGCAAGGATCTGTAAGAGAGCTCTGGCAAATTTCCTTTCCTCTTATGATTTCCCTCATGTCCGTGAGCCTCATGCTTTTTTTGGATCGTCTATTTTTGTCTCGTTATTCTATAGATGCCCTTAATGCCTCTGCCAATGCGGGAATATTAACCCAGCTTATGCAGTTTTGGTGCTTATCGACCGTCAGCATTGCGGAAGTGTTTGTGGGGCGTTATAATGGAGCGGGCCGTTTGGAAAAGCTCGGTCAACCTGTTTGGCAGATGGTGTGGCTGTCTATTGCCAGTTTTCTCTGGTTTATTCCCATCGGCCTGTGGGCCGGTCCCTATTTCTTTCATAATGATCCCTATTATTCTTTAGAGAGTGCTTATTTTAAGTATTTAATGTGTTTTGGGCCTATGGCGGCTTTGTCAGCCGCTTTATCGGCTTTTTATATTGGAAGGGGAAAAGTTAAATTTGTGACGTGGGTGATGGGGCTTTCCAATCTCGTCAATGTTGTCTTGGATTGGATTTTGATTTTTGGGTGGGAGCCTTTTATTCCCTCTTTAGGGATTATGGGGGCCGCCCTCGCTACGGGCGTTGCTCAAACGACTCAAGTTCTTATTTTTGGATGTGATTTTTTGCGGGCTTCCAACCGATCTTTGTATGGCACAAACCGTTGGAAATTAAATAAACGGCTTTTCCGCAAATGCTTAAGCATTGGCATTCCCAATGCCATTGCGCATACTTTGGAGCTATTGGCATGGGTTTTCATTTTCCATTTAATGACTAAATTGGGATCCGACTACATCACGGTTGTCTCGGTCTCGCAAAGTATTTTTTTTCTTTTTACTTTTATGACGGAAGGCGTTTCTAAAGGGGCGACAGCCATAGCGGCTAATATGATTGGATCACAGCAGCATGAATTGGTGTGGAAACTGTTAAAGTCCGGGCTGAAACTTTATTCGATCGTCTTTCTGCTGCTAGGTATTTTCCTGGCTTGGAATCCTGATCCCTTGATCAGTTTATTTTTAGGCCAAGAGGCGGTCATTAGCCCTGCCACGAGAGAAACTTTGCATGCGGCTTGCTTTTGGGTATGGTTATTCTTTTTATTTGATGGAATTAATTGGTTGTTAATTGGTCTGCTGACGGCCGCTGGAGATACGCGTTTTATCATGAAGGTGGGGGGCGCTGGGCCTTGGCTTGTTGCTTTGCTGCCCATCTATTTCTTTGTTTTTAAATGGGGAGCGCCGGCAAATATCACATGGATGCTGATCGCTCTTTATGGCATTGCTTCGAGCATCATTTATTTGTGGCGTTTTCGAAGCGAGAAATGGAAAGTGATTGTCTTAGCCTAA
- a CDS encoding esterase/lipase family protein, with protein sequence MNAVSYSSSIEAPYLSYSPHEHLPLMRIQDQRPLWKCMIDIVHACLSQLMDLMKYPYYFLSLYQKRKVILLTPHITNNFWSYSADQFPWQNAQTSAGLFLFIHGLRGTPLCWAPYLNRLQQDNPEAHCIAPHVPERGNCSLETAAEPFVEMIRHYAAKFPGQPIHLIGVSNGGRIVSYLENQLTPEDLQGRRLNVVSIAGVHYGTPLIDQAAKWRVLPFLGLHPRIAEDLKWESLSAQRLLQQWRNKQLTWQQAGISVRHFFCATVDDEKLWQAYGSLPLLQEEGSGHLDTYQLYNGQTHQTIIPAAHQDVLNWLRA encoded by the coding sequence ATGAACGCAGTCAGCTATTCTTCTTCCATTGAAGCACCTTATCTTTCTTATTCTCCTCATGAGCATTTGCCTTTAATGCGCATTCAAGATCAACGTCCTTTATGGAAATGCATGATCGATATTGTCCACGCTTGCTTATCCCAGCTAATGGATCTCATGAAATATCCTTATTATTTTTTAAGCTTATATCAAAAACGTAAAGTCATTCTTCTAACCCCCCATATAACGAACAATTTTTGGTCCTATTCCGCCGACCAGTTTCCTTGGCAGAATGCACAAACAAGCGCGGGGCTTTTTTTATTTATTCATGGTTTAAGAGGGACTCCATTATGCTGGGCCCCTTATCTCAACCGCCTCCAACAAGACAACCCAGAAGCTCATTGCATCGCGCCTCATGTACCGGAAAGGGGAAATTGCTCTTTGGAAACGGCGGCGGAGCCTTTTGTTGAAATGATCAGACATTATGCCGCCAAATTTCCCGGGCAGCCTATTCACTTAATCGGCGTGTCTAATGGGGGAAGGATTGTCTCTTATTTAGAAAATCAGCTGACGCCGGAGGATCTACAAGGGCGGCGTCTCAATGTGGTTTCAATTGCAGGCGTCCATTATGGAACGCCCTTAATTGATCAAGCCGCTAAATGGCGTGTGCTCCCTTTCTTGGGACTTCATCCGCGTATAGCCGAGGATCTAAAATGGGAAAGTCTTTCGGCGCAGCGTCTTTTACAGCAATGGCGGAATAAGCAGCTCACTTGGCAGCAAGCCGGCATTTCAGTCCGCCATTTTTTCTGTGCCACGGTCGATGATGAAAAATTATGGCAAGCCTATGGATCGCTCCCCCTTCTCCAAGAAGAAGGCAGCGGCCATTTAGATACCTATCAATTGTACAACGGGCAAACCCATCAGACGATTATTCCTGCAGCTCATCAAGATGTCCTTAATTGGCTGAGAGCTTAG
- a CDS encoding NAD(P)/FAD-dependent oxidoreductase, with product MPTKELTHVIVGGGAAGFFGAIACAQFYPSHRVILIEKTRQPLAKVRISGGGRCNVTHGCFDPALLVKNYPRGGPELRGPFSRFQPKDTIQWFESRGVQLKTEEDGRMFPTTDSSETIIACLQAEARRLGVQIRLECGVQQIDRLEEGFRLTLSNEEELTCDRILIATGSSSKMYPLLEKLGHTIVPLVPSLFTFNLPQSPLTDLAGVSVPLAQVKLTKLGFEQTGPLLITHWGLSGPAVLKLSAWAARELHALDYQTDVVINWLPQLTEEALRQALSQHKQANPAKQIGSEAPVNLPKQLWKRLVQLAGIEQELRWSTLSNKHTQALINQLRASTFHIQGKTTYKQEFVTCGGVALEEVNFKTMESRRCPHLFFAGEVLNIDGITGGFNFQNAWTTSWIAGQSMGISA from the coding sequence ATGCCAACCAAAGAATTGACCCATGTCATTGTGGGGGGCGGAGCAGCAGGCTTCTTTGGAGCCATTGCTTGTGCGCAATTTTATCCATCCCACCGCGTGATTTTAATAGAAAAAACACGCCAGCCTTTAGCTAAGGTGCGCATTTCCGGTGGCGGGCGCTGCAATGTTACCCATGGGTGCTTTGATCCTGCGCTATTGGTGAAAAATTACCCGCGAGGAGGCCCGGAATTGCGAGGGCCTTTCAGCCGTTTTCAACCCAAAGATACGATCCAATGGTTTGAGAGCCGCGGCGTGCAGCTGAAGACAGAAGAAGACGGCAGAATGTTTCCAACTACTGATAGTTCTGAAACCATTATTGCTTGCTTGCAGGCGGAGGCCCGCCGGCTGGGCGTACAAATCCGCTTGGAATGCGGCGTGCAGCAGATCGATCGCCTGGAAGAGGGGTTTCGGTTGACGCTTAGCAATGAAGAGGAATTGACATGCGACCGGATATTGATTGCGACCGGCAGCTCTTCCAAAATGTATCCTTTGTTAGAGAAGCTGGGCCATACGATTGTGCCGCTTGTCCCTTCTTTATTTACTTTCAATCTTCCTCAATCGCCCTTAACCGATCTAGCAGGTGTTTCCGTTCCCCTTGCACAAGTCAAGCTTACAAAGCTGGGATTTGAGCAGACGGGCCCTTTGCTCATCACTCATTGGGGCTTAAGCGGACCCGCTGTTCTTAAGCTGTCGGCTTGGGCAGCCCGCGAGTTGCATGCATTAGATTATCAAACGGATGTGGTTATCAACTGGCTTCCTCAATTGACCGAGGAGGCGCTTCGCCAAGCTCTATCACAACATAAACAGGCCAATCCTGCCAAACAGATAGGGTCGGAAGCGCCTGTCAATCTACCCAAACAGCTATGGAAAAGGCTCGTTCAACTCGCGGGAATTGAGCAAGAGCTTCGCTGGTCTACTTTGTCCAATAAACACACGCAAGCTCTGATCAATCAACTGCGTGCCTCAACTTTTCATATCCAAGGCAAGACAACATACAAGCAAGAATTTGTCACTTGCGGCGGAGTGGCGTTGGAAGAGGTTAACTTTAAAACCATGGAAAGCCGCCGCTGCCCGCATCTATTTTTTGCAGGAGAAGTCCTCAATATCGATGGCATTACAGGAGGATTCAATTTCCAGAATGCCTGGACAACCAGCTGGATAGCAGGGCAGTCGATGGGGATATCGGCATAA